A single region of the Streptomyces sp. NBC_01381 genome encodes:
- a CDS encoding neuraminidase-like domain-containing protein, with protein sequence MTVSDSSRATARAATRTVEGRIRVDSGPPAAGLALRLYSHGFADATTLLAEVRTDSQGFYTFTYEAAVGAAVNIEVRALDDARDREVSLSQTKFDAAQREVLDLVAPAALQATAPEYTRLLTDLTEHLGDPARLAGVREEEDQQDLRYLHRATGWDARVLALAARTEQLHADERTALPRELLYALLRIGLPSDREQLALVSPGTVRDAVAKAVAEGVVSRETARTVGAFQEFAERARRDLRTPGTPSTYGELLRTAGVSEADQDAFFRAWTQHTGGADELWDAARRAGVTDRGVQRLQLQGRLAHLTRNNAPLVESVMGVIDQTADMPRLVDAGYYKPGVWFDRLNELAGGDKNRLAALVPDAFAADSLVDRLTAYTGDLAARIRSEFPSHVVRAMVRADEIRLGRPHGELKLPVLDFLDRALPLGYRFGETPFDTFVADHRQDLGRPTSAALEGVKTLHRLDQVSHDGLPALAEAGYGSAQDVAATDRAVFVTRHAERLGGPVVAEQVHRRAEQITAVTAEVVTALRTMDSAPSLTALSGTAEDKEAAKSRISRRYPALEQLFGSFDFCACDHCRSVLGPAAYLVDLLQLINPGDADWQRHTAAWSQAHQGRAYPYTKPFDALTARRPDIQHTPLTCENTNTVHAQTDLFNEVAEAFIARQSRRRRDEPPPDSGEAVTEDLLAEPQNVMPAVYDELAATTYPLTLPFDLWTETVRRFLGHFDLSLADVADAQRTNPALFAAAGESYGRAAVLAERIGLSPAAYAALRTPDADWFTLYGYGSAADADVLVSAKTLARRLGCTYRELIELLRTRFVNPALYRANGPDGARGRIAVALHRIGISLTDVFRYHGHAGYVAFDQREKAEFEQRLADATARHAAARPAFDAAAWLAAAWAAGDFHGVLVLADPHPGCSFERTEVRHADRTQAAAAELHRLNLLLRLHRRLGIPLRDLDLVLSDFTPSGAADTAQGLRTALVCLGHLTELHELLGGRPRDRVRLLACWSPLGTGGERSPYEEAFVNSSVRAVDVTFDHPAGRWLQAPGATVGEHLPGLRAALGLSTSDIEQILAASGRSSATAPLSLAVVTELHHHRVLAELLGLSVPDLITLGRVTGLSPFAGLSAAPLADDAVDPIEASTLRFVRWAREAAASGFTPDELDHLLRHRADPVGPYRPDPGALLTLLLTLSTGIARIRSEHPAPPAPAAETRALVEGFVLDSLAAALPGDVTDALASDARLLTLDGKPLLESFTAAADQGVTQVSFVSADATGPAVGERTVAEPGTFGIDEAAYKSARFTGRLEVPADGAYVFSVSPQRPGAAAVLRMPQLSDDLLPGAGTVELRAGVPYAFTFEAHHLEAGHTRLLIEGAGLPARPLTGLRLYPAASVDRVDRARTLLTKAVRIATGLALTVRETRHALTHREDFAGLDLGRLPTRLGDPAAAPPGDLFPAFLALTRYAALRTEWGADPDDLVTALERTRRSVPQGADRAAFRASVVDDVCGRLGALLRRPPDAPRAAADHLGLLTDTSQDATAVTLTGLAGPEGLRRLWTSLRMAEQLGAAPAAVADWARVLEGDPIRAQETARALRDTVRGRFNAAGWRAVARPISDELRTLKRDALVAHLTHTEGFASDEEIYEHFLMDPGVQPVVRSSRIHAATAAVQLFVQRCLMDLEDTVEPTAVNGRWWKWMSRYRVWEVARKIFLHSPRYLAPELRDDKTHLFEQAESLLTQADVDNDLVEQVFTGYLQGLEKIAKLDIVSLCREVLPGVPPAEVLHIVGRTTSAPHEYFHRTYSPASRDWGPWRPIDTQIDGDHVVAAMWRGRLHLFWVTFLPSAEPSAQGRGDSFETLAKNTAGGVAQNRVQAQLSWTERVKGRWAPRRTGAFGGAEKVTVPFDAATTSRVRVYVTHDTAEGRDAIKVNLGAPLRKAFRLTNKYAPGLWEDADAPLTSVYTVSPDGIPTALTGSGALTRTNNLILTRGQREYATEPFSAQVLGTGGAFSLVHSDIPPQYEPYDLFQGHAVAPFFYSDAAHSFLVEAEPEYVVYRMWVLPPVQLPDRVWPKILTELPVKVYVPAPREFPDIGPRPPISPYARHQLADRRDWLINPGTVLQLGDRLVGHDGGLDLKILSGRTGTLTGRSGIEISVGSQVAPGSSIEIGDPRLIADQQFAAPDRGLLVIGGAGLNAPALAHLNKSEGGRRP encoded by the coding sequence ATGACTGTCAGTGACTCCTCTCGCGCCACGGCCCGCGCCGCGACCCGCACCGTCGAAGGCCGCATCCGCGTCGACTCGGGCCCGCCCGCAGCCGGTCTGGCCCTCCGGCTCTATAGCCACGGCTTCGCCGACGCCACCACGCTGCTCGCCGAAGTCCGCACCGACTCCCAGGGGTTCTACACCTTCACGTACGAGGCCGCCGTCGGCGCCGCCGTCAACATTGAGGTGCGTGCCCTCGACGACGCGCGTGACCGCGAAGTCTCGCTGTCCCAGACCAAGTTCGACGCCGCCCAGCGAGAAGTCCTCGACCTCGTCGCCCCCGCCGCCCTTCAGGCAACCGCCCCCGAGTACACCCGCCTCCTCACCGACCTCACCGAACACCTCGGCGACCCCGCACGGCTCGCCGGGGTTCGCGAGGAGGAGGACCAGCAGGATCTGCGGTATCTGCACCGGGCCACCGGGTGGGACGCCCGTGTGCTCGCCCTCGCCGCCCGCACCGAGCAACTGCACGCCGACGAACGCACCGCACTGCCCCGCGAGCTCCTCTACGCGCTGCTGCGCATTGGTCTGCCGAGCGACCGGGAGCAGCTCGCGCTCGTGAGCCCCGGCACCGTGCGCGACGCCGTCGCGAAGGCCGTCGCCGAGGGCGTCGTGTCCCGGGAGACAGCCCGGACGGTGGGCGCGTTCCAGGAGTTCGCCGAGCGGGCCCGCCGGGACCTGAGGACGCCGGGGACCCCGTCGACGTACGGCGAACTCCTGCGCACGGCCGGAGTGTCAGAGGCCGACCAGGACGCCTTCTTCCGCGCGTGGACGCAGCACACCGGCGGCGCGGACGAGCTGTGGGACGCGGCCCGGCGCGCGGGGGTCACCGACCGCGGTGTGCAGCGGCTCCAGCTGCAGGGCCGGCTTGCGCACCTGACCCGGAACAACGCGCCGCTCGTCGAGTCGGTGATGGGTGTGATCGACCAGACCGCCGACATGCCGCGCCTCGTCGACGCCGGGTACTACAAGCCAGGTGTGTGGTTCGACCGGCTGAACGAGCTGGCCGGCGGTGACAAGAACCGGCTCGCCGCGCTCGTTCCCGACGCCTTCGCGGCGGACAGCCTCGTCGACCGCCTCACCGCGTACACCGGTGACCTCGCGGCCCGGATCCGGTCCGAGTTTCCCTCCCACGTCGTACGGGCGATGGTGCGCGCAGACGAGATACGGCTGGGGCGGCCGCACGGTGAACTCAAGCTCCCCGTCCTGGACTTCCTCGACCGGGCGCTGCCGCTCGGCTACCGCTTCGGGGAGACCCCGTTCGACACCTTCGTGGCCGACCACCGCCAGGATCTGGGCCGCCCCACCAGCGCGGCGCTGGAGGGCGTGAAGACCCTGCACCGGCTCGACCAGGTGTCCCACGACGGCCTGCCCGCCCTCGCGGAGGCGGGCTACGGCTCCGCCCAGGACGTGGCCGCGACCGACCGCGCCGTCTTCGTCACCCGCCACGCGGAGCGCCTCGGCGGCCCGGTCGTCGCCGAGCAGGTGCACCGTCGGGCCGAGCAGATCACCGCGGTCACCGCCGAAGTGGTGACTGCATTGCGCACCATGGACAGTGCGCCGTCCCTGACCGCGCTGTCCGGCACCGCCGAGGACAAGGAAGCCGCCAAGTCCCGTATCAGCAGGCGCTATCCGGCGCTCGAGCAGCTCTTCGGCTCCTTCGACTTCTGCGCGTGCGACCACTGCCGGTCCGTGCTCGGCCCCGCCGCCTACCTCGTGGACCTGCTCCAGCTGATCAACCCCGGCGACGCCGACTGGCAGCGTCACACCGCGGCCTGGTCACAAGCCCACCAGGGCCGCGCCTATCCCTACACGAAACCGTTCGACGCGCTCACCGCCCGCCGCCCCGACATCCAGCACACCCCGCTCACCTGTGAGAACACGAATACGGTCCATGCCCAGACCGATCTGTTCAACGAGGTCGCCGAGGCCTTCATCGCCCGGCAGAGCCGCAGGAGGAGGGACGAGCCGCCCCCGGACAGCGGGGAGGCCGTCACCGAGGATCTGCTGGCCGAGCCGCAGAACGTGATGCCCGCCGTGTACGACGAGCTCGCCGCCACCACGTACCCGCTCACGCTCCCCTTCGACCTGTGGACGGAGACCGTCCGCCGCTTCCTCGGCCACTTCGACCTGTCCCTGGCCGATGTGGCGGACGCGCAGCGCACCAACCCGGCGCTGTTCGCGGCCGCCGGAGAGAGCTATGGCAGGGCCGCCGTGCTCGCCGAGCGGATCGGTCTCTCACCGGCCGCGTATGCGGCGCTGCGCACGCCGGACGCCGACTGGTTCACGCTGTACGGATACGGGAGCGCGGCCGACGCCGACGTGCTGGTCTCGGCGAAGACGCTCGCCCGCCGGCTCGGCTGCACCTACCGCGAGTTGATCGAGCTGCTGCGCACCCGGTTCGTCAACCCGGCGCTGTACCGGGCGAACGGCCCCGACGGCGCGCGCGGCCGCATCGCGGTGGCACTGCACCGCATAGGGATCTCGCTGACCGATGTCTTCCGCTACCACGGTCACGCCGGGTACGTCGCCTTCGATCAGAGGGAGAAGGCGGAGTTCGAGCAGCGGCTGGCCGACGCGACCGCCCGCCACGCCGCGGCCCGTCCGGCGTTCGACGCCGCCGCCTGGCTGGCGGCGGCGTGGGCCGCAGGAGACTTCCACGGGGTCCTCGTCCTGGCTGACCCCCACCCCGGCTGTTCCTTCGAGCGGACCGAGGTGAGGCACGCGGACCGCACCCAGGCTGCCGCGGCCGAGCTGCACCGGCTCAACCTGCTGCTCCGGCTGCACCGGCGGCTCGGCATCCCGCTGCGCGACCTCGACCTCGTGCTCAGTGACTTCACCCCGTCAGGTGCGGCGGACACCGCCCAGGGCCTGCGCACCGCCCTGGTCTGCCTCGGACACCTCACCGAGCTCCACGAACTGCTCGGAGGCCGGCCGCGCGACCGGGTGCGCCTGCTCGCCTGCTGGTCACCCCTCGGCACTGGTGGGGAACGGTCTCCGTACGAGGAGGCGTTCGTCAACTCCAGTGTCCGCGCGGTGGACGTGACGTTCGATCACCCTGCGGGCCGCTGGCTGCAGGCACCGGGTGCCACCGTCGGCGAGCATCTGCCCGGACTGCGGGCGGCGCTCGGCCTGTCCACTTCGGACATCGAGCAGATCCTCGCCGCGAGCGGCCGGAGCTCCGCCACCGCGCCGCTCTCCCTGGCCGTCGTCACGGAGCTGCACCACCACCGGGTGCTGGCCGAACTCCTCGGCCTGTCCGTACCGGACCTGATCACTCTGGGACGGGTGACGGGGCTCTCGCCGTTCGCCGGGCTGTCGGCGGCCCCGCTCGCCGATGACGCCGTGGACCCGATCGAGGCGTCGACGCTGCGGTTCGTACGGTGGGCACGGGAAGCCGCCGCGAGCGGATTCACCCCCGATGAACTCGACCATCTGCTCCGGCACCGGGCCGACCCGGTGGGCCCGTACCGACCCGACCCCGGCGCGCTGCTCACCCTCCTGCTGACCCTCTCGACGGGGATCGCCCGGATCCGGTCCGAACACCCCGCCCCGCCGGCACCCGCCGCCGAGACGCGGGCGCTGGTCGAGGGGTTCGTCCTGGACTCACTGGCCGCGGCCCTCCCCGGAGACGTCACCGATGCCCTCGCGAGCGACGCCCGGCTCCTCACTCTCGACGGCAAGCCGCTCCTCGAGTCCTTCACCGCGGCGGCCGACCAGGGAGTGACCCAGGTGTCCTTCGTGTCCGCCGACGCCACGGGTCCGGCTGTGGGGGAGCGGACCGTTGCGGAGCCCGGCACCTTCGGGATCGACGAAGCGGCCTACAAGAGCGCCCGGTTCACCGGCCGCCTCGAGGTCCCGGCCGACGGCGCCTACGTCTTCAGCGTCTCCCCGCAGCGTCCCGGTGCGGCGGCCGTCCTGCGCATGCCGCAGCTGTCGGACGACCTGCTGCCCGGAGCGGGGACCGTCGAACTGCGCGCGGGCGTCCCATACGCCTTTACCTTCGAGGCACATCATCTGGAGGCGGGGCACACCCGGCTGCTCATCGAGGGCGCCGGGCTGCCCGCCCGCCCGCTGACCGGGCTGCGCCTGTATCCGGCGGCCAGTGTCGACCGGGTGGACCGTGCCAGGACCCTGCTCACCAAGGCCGTTCGGATCGCCACCGGGCTCGCGCTCACCGTACGCGAGACGCGGCACGCCCTGACCCATCGCGAGGACTTCGCGGGCCTCGACCTCGGGCGGCTGCCCACCCGGCTCGGTGACCCGGCCGCCGCCCCGCCCGGCGACCTGTTCCCCGCCTTCCTGGCCCTGACCCGGTACGCAGCCCTGCGCACGGAGTGGGGAGCGGATCCCGACGACCTCGTCACTGCCCTGGAGCGGACCCGGCGCTCGGTGCCGCAGGGCGCCGACCGCGCGGCGTTCCGGGCATCGGTCGTGGATGACGTATGCGGACGCCTCGGGGCACTGCTGCGGCGCCCGCCCGACGCACCGCGCGCCGCAGCGGACCACCTCGGACTCCTCACCGACACCTCGCAGGACGCGACGGCGGTCACCCTCACGGGACTGGCCGGGCCCGAAGGCCTGCGACGCCTGTGGACCTCGCTGCGGATGGCCGAACAACTCGGCGCCGCGCCCGCCGCCGTCGCGGACTGGGCGCGCGTCCTCGAAGGCGACCCGATACGCGCCCAGGAGACGGCACGCGCCCTGCGCGACACCGTCAGGGGCCGGTTCAACGCGGCAGGCTGGCGCGCCGTGGCCCGGCCCATCAGCGACGAGCTGCGCACACTCAAACGGGACGCCCTGGTGGCGCATCTGACGCACACCGAAGGGTTCGCCAGCGACGAGGAGATCTACGAGCACTTCCTGATGGACCCCGGAGTCCAGCCCGTCGTGCGCAGCTCCCGCATCCACGCGGCCACCGCGGCCGTCCAACTCTTCGTCCAGCGCTGCCTCATGGACCTGGAGGACACCGTCGAGCCGACGGCCGTCAACGGCCGCTGGTGGAAGTGGATGAGCCGCTACCGGGTCTGGGAGGTCGCCCGGAAGATCTTCCTGCACTCGCCGCGCTATCTCGCCCCCGAGCTGCGGGACGACAAGACCCACCTCTTCGAACAGGCAGAGAGCCTGCTGACGCAGGCCGACGTGGACAACGACCTCGTCGAGCAGGTCTTCACCGGCTATCTCCAGGGACTCGAGAAGATCGCCAAGCTGGACATCGTGTCCCTGTGCCGCGAGGTGCTGCCCGGTGTTCCGCCGGCCGAGGTCCTGCACATCGTCGGCCGCACCACCAGCGCGCCGCACGAGTACTTCCACCGGACGTACAGCCCGGCCAGCCGCGACTGGGGACCCTGGCGGCCGATCGACACCCAGATCGACGGCGACCACGTGGTGGCGGCGATGTGGCGGGGCCGGCTCCACCTGTTCTGGGTCACCTTCCTGCCCTCGGCGGAGCCCTCCGCTCAGGGACGCGGCGACTCCTTCGAGACGCTCGCCAAGAACACGGCCGGCGGCGTCGCGCAGAACCGGGTGCAGGCCCAACTCAGCTGGACCGAAAGGGTCAAGGGTCGCTGGGCGCCCCGCCGCACCGGCGCATTCGGCGGAGCGGAGAAGGTGACGGTCCCGTTCGACGCGGCGACCACCTCCCGTGTCCGGGTATACGTCACGCACGACACGGCCGAAGGGCGCGATGCCATCAAGGTCAACCTCGGCGCTCCCCTCCGCAAGGCGTTCCGGCTGACCAACAAGTACGCCCCGGGTCTGTGGGAGGACGCGGACGCGCCCCTGACATCCGTGTACACCGTCTCACCGGACGGCATACCGACCGCCCTGACCGGCAGCGGAGCCCTGACGAGGACCAACAACCTCATCCTCACCCGCGGACAGCGGGAGTACGCCACTGAACCGTTCAGCGCCCAAGTCCTGGGCACCGGCGGCGCGTTCAGCCTCGTACACAGCGACATTCCGCCGCAGTACGAGCCCTACGACCTGTTCCAGGGGCACGCCGTCGCCCCGTTCTTCTACAGCGACGCCGCGCACTCCTTCCTCGTCGAGGCGGAACCGGAGTACGTCGTCTACCGGATGTGGGTGCTGCCACCCGTGCAGCTTCCGGACCGGGTGTGGCCCAAAATCCTGACCGAACTGCCGGTCAAGGTGTACGTCCCCGCCCCAAGGGAGTTCCCGGACATCGGCCCGCGCCCGCCGATCAGCCCCTACGCCCGCCACCAGCTCGCCGACCGCCGCGACTGGCTGATCAACCCCGGTACGGTCCTTCAGCTCGGCGACCGCCTCGTCGGGCACGACGGCGGCCTCGACCTGAAGATTCTCAGCGGCCGGACCGGCACCCTCACGGGACGCAGCGGCATAGAGATCAGCGTCGGCAGCCAGGTCGCCCCCGGCAGCTCGATCGAGATCGGCGATCCGCGGCTCATCGCGGACCAGCAGTTCGCAGCCCCCGACCGGGGCCTCCTGGTCATCGGCGGCGCGGGCCTCAACGCGCCGGCCCTCGCCCACCTGAACAAGTCGGAAGGAGGCCGGCGGCCATGA